The Gordonia iterans DNA window ATCGCGATCGCCGTGGTCAGCGCTCCGTTCGTGTCCAGGCGCACCGTCGTGTGGCCGAGTTCGGCAGCGCGGCACTCCAGTTCGCGCAGCAGTCGTGACCCCAAGCCCAGCCCGCGCCAGTCGTCGTGCACCCACATCCGCTTGATCTCGCCGACCCCCGGAGCGATCGTCTGGACCGCGCCGCACCCCACGGGTCGCCCTCCGCTGGACGCCAGGACGAACACGCCGTTCGGCCCCCGGAACGAATCTCCGTGCGCGGGGTTCTTCACGTCGAAGCCGGTCGGGAAGCGGCGAGCCAACTCGGCAAAGTACTCGCCGACCGCGAACTGGGCACCCGGGGACCCGGGATCGACCACCTCCAGGAGGACCGACCCGGCCCGCGCGTCGCGTTCCCGACTCATCGCGTCGACGGCCTCAGGCACTGCCGAACCGCCGGTCGCGCTTCGCGTACTCCAGGCAGGCGGCCCACAGGTCCCGGCGATCGAAGTCGGGGAACAGCTTCTCCTGGTACACCATCTCGGCGTACGCGGACTGCCACAGCAGGAAGTTCGAGAGCCGCTGCTCGCCGGACGGCCGCAGGAACAGGTCCACGTCCGGCATGTCGGGCTCGTCCAGGTACCGCGCGAAGCTCGCCTCGGTGATCCGCTCCGGATCGATCTCCCCGGCCGCGGCCCGCCTCGCGATCTCCCGGGCGGCATCCGCGATCTCGGCGCGACCGCCGTAGTTGACGCACATCACCAGAGTGAGGACATCGTTGTCCTTGGTCAGTTCCTCGGCGACCTCGAGCTCCTTGATCACACTGCGCCACAGGCGCGGCCGCCGCCCGGCCCACCGCACACGGACGCCCATCTCGTGCATCTCGTCCCGCCGCCGGCGGATCACGTCCCGGTTGAAGCCCATCAGGAACTTCACCTCTTCGGGACTGCGCGACCAGTTCTCCGTGGAGAAGGCGTAGGCCGACAGCCACTTGACGCCGATCTCGATCGACCCGCACACGGCGTCCATGAGCACGGCCTCGCCCCGCTTGTGGCCCTCGGTCCGCGGCAGCCCGCGGTCCTGCGCCCACCGGCCGTTGCCGTCCATCACCAGCGCCACGTGGTTCGGCACGAACTCGGCCGGAATCGCCGGGGGCACGGCCCCCGACGGATGCGGATCGGGCGGGCGGATCGCACGGCGAGCGGCCGGTGCCGGCTGCTGGCGGCGGGTCAGTCGTGCCATCGGGTCGGCCTGCCCTTCCTCGGATCGGCTTCCGCGTCGCCCGTGCGACGCGTTCGTTCGTCAAGTCCCGGACACCAGCCTAGTGTCCCGTGCCGGAAGTTCTTCCGCGGCAGCGGACGAGGCCCGGGGCGGCCGGCTACGCCGTGGACGCGGTCCGGTCCCCGGAGGGCTGAACCGGTCCCGGCGGCGTCCGCCGTTCGATCAGCGGCAGCGTCCGGAGCCGCCGTTCCAGATGCCACTGCAGGTGCGCGGCGATCAGCCCGGTCGCTTGCCGCTGCTGCGCATCCGTGGCCGCGGCGACGTGCTCCCACTCCCCTCGCGCCAGAGCATCCATCAGTTCCAGCACCCCGACCGACGGTGTCGCCGATCCCGCCGGGCGGCAGTACGTGCACACCGCGCCACCGGCCGCAGCGTGAAAGGCCTTGAGCGGTCCGGGGTTCGCGCAGCGCGCGCAGACGTCGAGCGCAGGCATCCAGCCCGCCGAGCCCATCGCCCGCAGCAGGAACGCATCCAGGATCAGCTGGGTGCCGCGCCGGTCCTCCGCCAGCGCGGTGAGCGCTCCGACGGTCAGCCGATACAGGTGCCGGGCCGGTGCTCGCTCCTCACCGGCGAGACGCTCGGCGGTCTCCAGCACAGCGCAGGCTGTGGTGTAGCGGGTGTAGTCCTGCGCCATCGCCTCGCTGAACGCATCGATCGTGTGCGCCCCGGTGACCGTGTCGAGGTTGCGCCCCAGATAAAGGCTCACGTGAACATGTGCGAAGGGCTCCAGGCGCGCCCCGAACTTCGAGCGCGTCCGCCGGATCCCCTTCGCCACGGCCCGGACCAGGCCGTGCTCGGCGGTGAGGAAGGTGATGATGCGGTCGGCCTCCCCCAGCTTGTGCTGACGGATCACCACCGCCTCGTCCTGGTAATTCCTCACCGCGACATTCTCTCACCGAGGGACGACAGAACCGCGCCCCGACCCGCGGACAGGCGCTACTTCTCCTTCTTCGCCTTCTTCGCCTCACGACGGGCGAGAGCGGCATCGGCGGCCGCGTTCTCTGCTTCGGCCTCCTGCTTGCGGTCCCACCAGCGGGTCAGAATCAGGTAGCCCAGGCCCCAGCCGGCGAGTGCGGAGACCAACCAGACCACCACGGTCGACGCGATCCAGGCACTGACTCCGCTGATCGAGAGGGCGCCGCTGATGAGGGTCGTGATCCACAACGCGAGCAGCGTCGAGACCAGGCCGATCCCGCCGAGGATCGCTGACGCGTACTGCCGCGCGATGTTGAAGACGAACGGACCCAGCAGGGACTGGAGCGCCGTGAACAGCGCGACCGCGATGAAGAAGCCGCCCAGCGACAGATCGAAGCCGTCGATCACCGCCCACGCGATCAGGAACGCCACCGCCGCGGAGACCAGGTTCACCGCGAAGTTCAAGAGAAATCGGATCATGCGGTGATTATCCCCCCACAGCGCCGCCGGCGACTCATCTTCGGCGGGTGGTCTCGATACGCGGACTCACTTCGTTCGCCGCTACTCGACCACCGAACAAAAGCCGCCCCGCCATCGACCCCAGATACCCGACCACCGAACAAAAGCCGCCCCCACCGTCGGCCCAGC harbors:
- a CDS encoding phage holin family protein produces the protein MIRFLLNFAVNLVSAAVAFLIAWAVIDGFDLSLGGFFIAVALFTALQSLLGPFVFNIARQYASAILGGIGLVSTLLALWITTLISGALSISGVSAWIASTVVVWLVSALAGWGLGYLILTRWWDRKQEAEAENAAADAALARREAKKAKKEK
- a CDS encoding isoprenyl transferase, with amino-acid sequence MARLTRRQQPAPAARRAIRPPDPHPSGAVPPAIPAEFVPNHVALVMDGNGRWAQDRGLPRTEGHKRGEAVLMDAVCGSIEIGVKWLSAYAFSTENWSRSPEEVKFLMGFNRDVIRRRRDEMHEMGVRVRWAGRRPRLWRSVIKELEVAEELTKDNDVLTLVMCVNYGGRAEIADAAREIARRAAAGEIDPERITEASFARYLDEPDMPDVDLFLRPSGEQRLSNFLLWQSAYAEMVYQEKLFPDFDRRDLWAACLEYAKRDRRFGSA
- the recO gene encoding DNA repair protein RecO, with amino-acid sequence MRNYQDEAVVIRQHKLGEADRIITFLTAEHGLVRAVAKGIRRTRSKFGARLEPFAHVHVSLYLGRNLDTVTGAHTIDAFSEAMAQDYTRYTTACAVLETAERLAGEERAPARHLYRLTVGALTALAEDRRGTQLILDAFLLRAMGSAGWMPALDVCARCANPGPLKAFHAAAGGAVCTYCRPAGSATPSVGVLELMDALARGEWEHVAAATDAQQRQATGLIAAHLQWHLERRLRTLPLIERRTPPGPVQPSGDRTASTA
- a CDS encoding GNAT family N-acetyltransferase, with amino-acid sequence MPEAVDAMSRERDARAGSVLLEVVDPGSPGAQFAVGEYFAELARRFPTGFDVKNPAHGDSFRGPNGVFVLASSGGRPVGCGAVQTIAPGVGEIKRMWVHDDWRGLGLGSRLLRELECRAAELGHTTVRLDTNGALTTAIAMYGRAGYSQVDRYNNNPYATHFFEKTLPEAAPPCGSDPR